Proteins co-encoded in one Rhizobium sp. NZLR1 genomic window:
- a CDS encoding Lrp/AsnC family transcriptional regulator has translation MLDQFDIKLLAALQQNSEMTQSELSQQVNLSATQCARRLERLRNEQYIQNVVAILNPAKLGFSVVAHTLVSLRAHTEGGNERLHRFIETAPEILECYSQTGDADFLMKVMTRDLDHLSQFLERMIRVTDNLASVKSSIVLKTLKKTTALPLQIVT, from the coding sequence ATGCTTGACCAGTTCGACATCAAATTGCTTGCCGCGCTCCAGCAGAACAGCGAGATGACGCAGAGCGAGTTGTCGCAGCAGGTCAATCTTTCTGCGACCCAATGCGCGCGCCGTTTGGAAAGGCTGCGCAACGAGCAGTACATTCAGAATGTCGTTGCCATCCTCAATCCCGCAAAGTTGGGTTTCAGCGTCGTCGCTCATACTCTTGTCAGCCTCAGAGCGCATACGGAAGGCGGAAACGAGCGGCTTCATCGCTTCATCGAGACGGCGCCGGAGATTCTGGAGTGCTATTCGCAGACGGGGGACGCCGATTTTCTGATGAAGGTCATGACGCGCGACCTCGACCATCTCAGCCAGTTTCTCGAAAGAATGATCCGGGTCACCGACAATCTGGCGTCGGTCAAGTCAAGCATTGTCCTCAAGACGCTGAAAAAGACGACCGCTTTGCCGCTGCAGATCGTGACATGA